Genomic window (Leptospira weilii):
AGGTTTCCAAAGTCCTAAAAGGTTGAAAATCTGGATTACTTTGTCGGAAGCTTCCGTCAAAAATAGTTTTTTACCGTCGTTTAAAAGTTTGTATCTCAGTTCGAAGATGGAACGTATACCCGAACTGGAAATGTATTTGAGTTCGTTTAGGTTTAGAATCACTGCGTTCGGATGCGGAGGGTCGATGACCTCGCTTTTAAAATCAGTAAAACTGTTTTCATCCAATCTGCCGTCGAGTATATAAACGAAAATTTCGGACGAGATTTCTTTCTTTTTGATGTTCAATTGACTCATAATTTACGAACCACTACGTGTAATTTTTTTTTAGAGAGGCTAAACTCAGCTTTTGCACCCGGCGGAAAATCGTAAATCGTTTCCGCAAGAGAATCGATCGAAATTCCTCCTTTCATTTCCGAAATTAGACTGAAACTATCGGCGACCGTAAAATGGTCCAGAGCATACTGAGTATGTCCCTTTTTTCTAAGTTCTCTGCAATAGACTTTGAAGAAAGGGGATTGTTTGTCAAAACTTGTGTCTGTATTTTCACAGGACATAACCCAGCCGGTAGAACCCGCTCCGGTATAAACTAGAAGTCCCGAACATTTTTGTTCTTCCATTTTGTTGCCGTGACAGATCAGAAATCGGCTGGTTAGATCGGGGCTATTATTTCGGATCGAAATTTCGCTGATTCCTCGTAGAGTGCTGACATTCCTTCCGTTCGGATAGTCTATCTTGACTTCAATCAAGGGCCACTCTTCAATGATCGCATTTTCCCAGTTCGTCTCAAGTGCTTTTTTAATATCTTCTACATGAAAGGAAAGAAGCGCTCCGACGGACGTAGGCGGATCGGAATTACATCCCAAAACGAGCGTGTCCACGGCGTGGTGCGCGACGAACGTGAAATGATTGTCTCCGCCCAAAGCGATCACGAGATCATAATCGGAAGGAGGATTACGATCCATATCTTTTCGAAAAATAAAAGTGCTGTTTGGAAAAAGGCGCTTGAGAGTTTCTCGATTGGAAAGTTGTCTGAGATGGGATTCGTGGATCCTTGCAAAAGAATCGTTTTGAATCCTATAAATTTTTTCGATCTTTTGGAGCGATCCCCATTCTTCCAGGTCCAACTCGAATTTGGTTCGTTTACCTAAAATGAGGACTCGTTCGGTTGCCTTTAGTTTTTCTAGGGACATGAAAATGATCCAAATACAAGAAATGAATTTAGTTACAAATGATCGAGATTTTTTCAAAGAAAGTTCGGGGATTGAAGATACTCATTTTGTTTTTTCGATATCAAAGCCGAATTATCACTTGAACCCATAGCATTGAAGGTTACTCTAGAAATCTGCCCCGGTTTGGCGATCAGAAACGTGAAAATATAGTTATGTTGATAAAAGACTTTATGTCCCAGCAAAACGGCAAATCCGAAAATTGGGCGAGGAAGAAAAGGCTCATAGAAAGTACGATATCTGAAAAAGGAATGGCGGAAGGTTCTGTATTTGTGTCAGAGTTTTTCTAGAAAAGATCAATGATATCTCCAGAAAATTACCCGTTGCTTTTTCTATCGATTGCAGTTGCGGTCGCAAGCTTCCAAAGAAATCAAACTAAAACCCTAATGAGAAAATCCGAATTTTATTTCTTTCACAAAGACGAATATTACAAGGCAGTGTTTTGTTTTTTCGAACTTACAAAAAAAGTCGCTTCTTTCGAAAGCTTTTCTAAAAAAGTCTGTAGACAATCGGAGATCGGAAAAGAATGAGTTCGGATGTAAATTCCGGATTTCCTTTTTATCCTTTTCGGGATTTTTTATTGG
Coding sequences:
- a CDS encoding STAS domain-containing protein, with translation MSQLNIKKKEISSEIFVYILDGRLDENSFTDFKSEVIDPPHPNAVILNLNELKYISSSGIRSIFELRYKLLNDGKKLFLTEASDKVIQIFNLLGLWKPFTHFITEAEAIEAAK
- a CDS encoding NAD(+)/NADH kinase, with amino-acid sequence MSLEKLKATERVLILGKRTKFELDLEEWGSLQKIEKIYRIQNDSFARIHESHLRQLSNRETLKRLFPNSTFIFRKDMDRNPPSDYDLVIALGGDNHFTFVAHHAVDTLVLGCNSDPPTSVGALLSFHVEDIKKALETNWENAIIEEWPLIEVKIDYPNGRNVSTLRGISEISIRNNSPDLTSRFLICHGNKMEEQKCSGLLVYTGAGSTGWVMSCENTDTSFDKQSPFFKVYCRELRKKGHTQYALDHFTVADSFSLISEMKGGISIDSLAETIYDFPPGAKAEFSLSKKKLHVVVRKL